In Pedobacter sp. W3I1, one DNA window encodes the following:
- a CDS encoding inositol-3-phosphate synthase, translating to MKQQVKAAEGKLGILMPGLGAVATTMIAGVAAIKKGISKPIGSLTQMGTIRLGKRTENKQPKIKDFVPLAGLEDLVFGGWDVYEDNVYEAAMNARVLDANLLRDVREELQAIKPMRAAFDRNYVKNLDGKYVKDLDNRYELALAVMEDIKNFKAENNCDRIVLVWCGSTEIYFEASEVHESLAAFEQGLKDNDLRIAPSMIYAYAALKLGIPFANGAPNLTVDIPALIELAKETNTPIAGKDFKTGQTLMKTILAPGLAARSLGVNGWFSDNILGNRDGLVLDDPDNFKTKEVSKLGVLEDIFKPDVNPDLYGDMYHKIRINYYPPHGDNKESWDNIDIFGWLGYKMQIKINFLCRDSILAAPIVLDLALFIDLAKRANMSGIQEWLSFYLKSPQTIPGVPAENDIFKQLMKLQNTLRYIMGEELITHLGQDYEEELIETV from the coding sequence ATGAAACAACAAGTAAAAGCAGCTGAAGGCAAGCTGGGAATATTAATGCCAGGACTAGGCGCTGTAGCAACAACGATGATTGCCGGAGTTGCTGCAATTAAAAAAGGAATATCGAAACCAATCGGCTCGTTAACACAGATGGGTACCATCCGTTTAGGCAAAAGAACGGAGAACAAACAACCAAAGATTAAAGATTTTGTGCCTCTGGCTGGTTTAGAAGACTTAGTTTTTGGTGGCTGGGATGTGTACGAAGATAACGTTTATGAAGCGGCAATGAATGCCCGTGTATTAGATGCTAACCTATTACGCGATGTGCGTGAAGAATTACAGGCCATTAAACCGATGCGCGCTGCTTTCGATAGAAATTATGTGAAAAACCTGGATGGTAAATATGTAAAAGATCTCGATAACCGTTACGAACTGGCTTTAGCCGTAATGGAAGATATTAAAAACTTCAAAGCAGAAAATAACTGCGACCGTATAGTATTGGTTTGGTGTGGTTCTACGGAGATTTATTTCGAAGCATCAGAAGTGCACGAATCGCTGGCTGCGTTTGAGCAGGGCTTAAAAGACAACGATTTGCGCATTGCACCAAGTATGATTTATGCCTATGCTGCGTTGAAACTTGGAATTCCTTTTGCTAATGGCGCACCAAACTTAACCGTAGATATTCCTGCTTTAATCGAACTGGCTAAAGAAACCAATACCCCAATTGCTGGTAAGGATTTTAAAACTGGTCAAACTTTAATGAAAACCATTTTAGCTCCTGGTTTGGCAGCACGTTCATTGGGTGTAAATGGCTGGTTTTCTGATAATATTTTGGGTAACCGTGATGGTTTGGTATTAGATGATCCGGATAACTTTAAAACCAAAGAAGTATCTAAACTGGGTGTATTGGAAGATATCTTTAAACCAGATGTTAATCCGGATTTGTATGGCGACATGTACCACAAAATCAGGATCAACTATTATCCGCCTCACGGTGATAACAAAGAAAGCTGGGATAACATCGATATTTTCGGTTGGTTGGGTTATAAAATGCAGATCAAAATCAATTTCCTTTGCCGCGATTCGATTTTAGCCGCACCGATTGTATTGGATCTTGCTTTGTTTATCGATCTGGCTAAACGCGCAAACATGTCGGGCATTCAGGAATGGTTATCATTCTACCTGAAATCGCCACAAACTATACCAGGTGTACCAGCAGAAAACGACATTTTTAAACAGTTAATGAAACTTCAGAATACCTTACGTTACATTATGGGCGAAGAATTGATCACCCACTTAGGTCAGGATTACGAAGAAGAATTGATAGAAACAGTATAG
- a CDS encoding NAD(P)-dependent oxidoreductase — MKKRVLITGATGFVGYHLIKSALDNDLEVYANVRKSATADHLKDFPINYVDLDLSSIYLLKENIEEKKYDYIVHAAAVTKAKTLDDYNQVNAIYTRNLALAASKSVHAINKFIFISSLAALGPLNQKNEKLTDRGASNPVTNYGISKALAETYLAQIPNLPLITFRPTAVYGPREKDIFILIKTIKAGFELYIGKQEQELSFIYATDLADIIIKALASDVVGKSYNISDGEVYNRSALATHVRKALNKKTVTVNVPVQMIKSLAWSMERLYGIFNKIPALNVDKIKELTALNWGCDIKNIQNDFGFVPQFGLEQGLAETINWYRKNNWL; from the coding sequence ATGAAAAAACGGGTGTTGATCACAGGGGCAACTGGATTTGTGGGCTATCACCTGATTAAATCTGCTTTGGACAACGATCTGGAGGTGTATGCAAATGTTCGCAAATCAGCCACTGCAGATCACCTTAAAGATTTTCCGATCAACTATGTGGACCTTGATCTTTCTTCGATCTACCTGTTAAAAGAAAATATAGAGGAAAAAAAATACGACTATATCGTGCATGCTGCTGCGGTAACAAAGGCGAAAACACTGGATGATTACAATCAGGTAAATGCTATTTATACCCGGAATCTGGCACTGGCGGCTTCGAAATCGGTACATGCAATAAATAAATTTATATTCATTAGCAGTTTGGCTGCGCTGGGGCCTTTAAATCAAAAAAATGAAAAACTGACCGATAGGGGGGCATCAAATCCGGTAACCAATTATGGAATCAGCAAAGCACTTGCTGAGACATATTTGGCTCAGATCCCCAATTTGCCCTTAATTACCTTTAGGCCAACGGCGGTTTATGGTCCACGGGAGAAAGACATTTTCATATTGATTAAAACCATTAAAGCAGGGTTTGAACTGTATATCGGCAAGCAGGAACAAGAACTCAGTTTTATATACGCTACCGATCTGGCCGATATCATTATTAAAGCACTCGCATCTGATGTAGTTGGCAAAAGTTATAACATTTCGGATGGGGAAGTTTATAACCGTTCTGCGCTGGCTACTCATGTGCGTAAGGCCTTAAACAAAAAAACAGTTACCGTGAATGTGCCTGTGCAAATGATTAAAAGCCTTGCCTGGTCTATGGAACGGTTGTATGGCATATTTAATAAGATCCCAGCCTTAAATGTAGATAAGATAAAAGAACTCACAGCCCTTAACTGGGGCTGCGATATTAAAAATATTCAGAACGACTTCGGTTTTGTGCCCCAATTTGGGCTGGAACAAGGACTTGCTGAAACCATAAACTGGTACCGTAAAAACAATTGGTTATAA
- a CDS encoding GtrA family protein, with protein sequence MMFTYLKAQASSLIASATDFGITIFAVNILGWWYLAASITGTVSGGIVNFYVNRKWVFESGSAAIKWQILKYILVWAGNLIIVTAGVFILTHFFNLNYVLAKVLSSVLTGISYNYMMQKHFIFTS encoded by the coding sequence ATGATGTTTACTTATTTAAAAGCACAGGCATCTTCATTAATTGCTTCGGCTACAGATTTTGGCATCACCATATTTGCCGTAAATATTTTAGGCTGGTGGTACCTTGCGGCAAGCATTACCGGAACCGTTTCGGGTGGGATTGTTAATTTCTATGTGAACCGGAAATGGGTTTTCGAAAGTGGATCTGCAGCTATTAAATGGCAGATATTGAAATACATTTTAGTATGGGCAGGCAATCTGATCATCGTAACCGCAGGTGTGTTTATCCTCACCCATTTTTTCAATCTCAATTACGTACTCGCTAAAGTACTTAGCTCGGTTTTAACCGGGATAAGCTACAATTATATGATGCAAAAGCACTTTATTTTTACAAGTTAA
- a CDS encoding right-handed parallel beta-helix repeat-containing protein has protein sequence MKSNQIFKLMILMVLALAGCEKANVDVDTTAVDGSAIGEVSGIWAKGSTQVIKGDIVIPEGKTLTIEEGVTVLMDTVAKPEIIIKGNLYALGTTENPIKFTVNDFYKTPLTKFGKLWGGILAGPTCEELVLDHVILEYGGAKTSDASTSVKMGLYKAVAGESLPALWFANARGKLVVQNSTIRNFQEDCTYIEGGRIIFANNVFYTTGVTGGEAMNFKSGCLADIAYNLVYSTNTNALKLSNTGDKTPQTYIIAYNNTMVNTGWRRPTAKGGSIWLESTVRADLYNNLFANTRFGVKRDPKKPEDNRSAYSNNWYYGFDQATVNQFQPTGDIVGGKNDVISNVAGANDPKFVNYPLNTAVTNADFNTAWDFHLQGNSPALGKGITNFTRHHQAGIIMKNGITYVSPSPSTFVGAYGTKI, from the coding sequence ATGAAATCGAATCAGATTTTTAAATTGATGATCCTGATGGTGTTAGCCTTAGCAGGATGCGAAAAAGCCAATGTAGATGTAGATACCACCGCTGTTGATGGTTCGGCAATTGGTGAAGTTTCCGGGATTTGGGCCAAAGGTAGTACACAGGTAATTAAAGGTGATATTGTAATCCCGGAAGGGAAAACGCTTACGATTGAAGAAGGGGTAACGGTGCTGATGGATACGGTTGCGAAACCAGAAATTATTATAAAAGGTAATCTTTATGCTTTAGGGACCACAGAGAACCCTATCAAATTTACCGTAAACGATTTTTACAAAACACCATTAACCAAATTTGGTAAACTCTGGGGCGGTATTTTGGCTGGTCCAACATGCGAGGAACTGGTGCTTGACCATGTAATTCTGGAATACGGCGGTGCTAAAACATCCGATGCTTCTACTTCTGTAAAAATGGGCTTGTACAAAGCTGTTGCGGGCGAAAGCTTACCAGCGCTTTGGTTTGCCAATGCCAGAGGCAAATTGGTGGTTCAAAATAGTACCATCAGAAATTTTCAGGAAGATTGTACTTATATTGAAGGTGGAAGAATCATTTTTGCCAACAATGTGTTTTATACCACGGGTGTAACAGGAGGAGAAGCCATGAACTTTAAATCGGGCTGTTTGGCAGATATAGCCTATAATTTAGTTTATAGTACCAATACCAATGCTTTAAAATTGTCAAACACTGGAGATAAAACGCCACAAACGTATATTATTGCTTACAACAATACCATGGTGAATACGGGCTGGAGAAGACCAACTGCGAAAGGCGGATCAATCTGGCTGGAAAGTACTGTGCGTGCTGATCTATATAATAATCTTTTTGCCAACACCCGTTTTGGTGTGAAAAGAGATCCAAAAAAGCCTGAAGATAACCGTTCTGCTTATAGCAATAACTGGTATTATGGTTTCGATCAGGCCACTGTAAACCAGTTTCAGCCAACCGGCGATATTGTGGGCGGTAAAAACGATGTAATTAGTAATGTTGCCGGAGCAAATGATCCTAAATTTGTGAATTATCCTTTAAATACAGCGGTTACCAATGCCGATTTTAATACCGCATGGGATTTTCATCTGCAAGGCAACTCACCAGCTTTGGGTAAGGGCATCACCAACTTTACCCGCCATCACCAGGCCGGAATTATAATGAAAAATGGTATCACCTATGTCTCACCCTCGCCATCAACATTTGTTGGTGCATACGGAACTAAAATATAA
- a CDS encoding phytase, with product MKHNNILKLAAFAVLSLAISCNGGIQNGNSTAVKPLYVSDPVGFDTDDPAIWVNPNDPAQSLVIGTDKDSSGGLYVFDLKGKTIKSKTVKGLKRPNNVDIAYGLLLAGKKTDIAVTTERYTHKLRIFSLPDMKAIDNGGIPVFVGETGAECRDLMGISMYTDPSGKIYAIVGRKTGPKNGSYLWQYLLTDDGKGNVKADLVRKFGLYSGKKEIEAIAVDNELGYVYYCDEQVGVRKYYADPAKGNKELALFGQGDFAVDNEGIAVYKTSGNKGYILVSDQGAKQLKVYDRVAKTNATHPHPLLTTIKYSANQTDGIDVVSVPLNNDFKHGLLVAMSDDKTFHYYRWEDLAGKKLDVNR from the coding sequence ATGAAGCATAATAATATATTAAAACTTGCCGCTTTTGCGGTATTAAGCCTGGCCATTTCTTGTAATGGAGGCATACAAAACGGAAATAGTACAGCAGTAAAGCCCTTGTACGTATCTGATCCTGTAGGTTTTGATACCGATGATCCTGCGATCTGGGTAAACCCGAACGATCCGGCGCAGTCTTTGGTAATCGGTACCGATAAAGATAGCAGTGGCGGCTTGTATGTTTTCGATCTGAAAGGTAAAACCATCAAGTCAAAAACCGTAAAAGGCTTAAAGCGCCCAAACAACGTTGATATTGCCTATGGTTTGTTGTTGGCTGGAAAAAAAACGGATATTGCCGTAACCACAGAACGATACACGCATAAACTACGCATATTTTCCCTTCCCGATATGAAAGCAATCGATAATGGCGGAATTCCTGTTTTTGTTGGCGAAACAGGAGCAGAGTGCCGCGATTTGATGGGGATTTCGATGTATACCGACCCAAGCGGAAAAATTTATGCAATTGTTGGTCGTAAAACGGGACCTAAAAACGGAAGTTATCTTTGGCAATACCTGTTAACGGATGACGGAAAAGGCAATGTTAAAGCTGATTTGGTGCGGAAATTCGGCCTGTATAGTGGCAAAAAAGAAATAGAAGCCATCGCTGTTGATAATGAATTGGGTTATGTTTACTATTGCGATGAGCAGGTTGGTGTACGCAAGTATTATGCAGACCCAGCTAAAGGAAATAAAGAATTAGCACTGTTTGGGCAGGGCGATTTTGCTGTCGACAATGAAGGAATCGCTGTTTATAAAACTTCAGGAAATAAAGGGTATATTCTTGTGTCCGATCAGGGTGCTAAGCAGTTGAAAGTGTATGATCGGGTAGCTAAAACGAATGCTACTCATCCACACCCATTGTTAACCACCATTAAATATTCAGCCAATCAAACGGATGGTATTGATGTGGTTTCAGTCCCTTTGAATAACGATTTTAAACATGGTTTGCTGGTGGCTATGAGCGATGATAAAACCTTTCATTATTATAGATGGGAAGATCTAGCAGGTAAAAAACTTGATGTAAATAGGTAG
- a CDS encoding aminotransferase class I/II-fold pyridoxal phosphate-dependent enzyme: MRKKLQDRIASFKDAAVIKEKGLYPYFRSIESGQDTEVVINGKKVLMFGSNSYLGLTNHPKIKEAAKAAIEKYGTGCAGSRFLNGSLDIHLTLENRLAEYVGKEAAVLFSTGFQVNLGVISCLLDRNDYLLLDEYDHASIIDGSRLAFARTIKYAHNDMQDLRRKLSRLPEDAAKLIVSDGIFSMEGDLVNLPEMVDIANEFGANIMMDDAHSLGVIGFNGSGTASHFNLTEDVDLIMGTFSKSLASLGGFIAGSTETIEYIKHRARSLMFSASMPPSAVASVIAALDIIESEPERIDKLWDNTEYAKKLLLDAGFDIGHSNSPIIPIYIRDNTKTFMITNILQQNGVFVNPVVSPAVPSDSSLIRFSLMATHTFDQIESAISKLSAAFKAVNVELVGSQS, translated from the coding sequence ATGCGTAAAAAATTACAAGATAGAATTGCCTCTTTTAAGGATGCGGCGGTAATAAAAGAAAAGGGATTATATCCTTATTTCAGGTCGATAGAATCGGGCCAGGATACCGAGGTGGTTATAAACGGAAAAAAGGTACTCATGTTTGGTTCAAATTCCTATTTAGGTTTAACCAATCATCCTAAAATAAAAGAAGCAGCTAAAGCAGCTATAGAAAAATATGGAACAGGCTGTGCAGGATCGCGGTTTCTGAACGGTTCGCTCGATATCCACCTCACATTAGAGAACCGGTTGGCCGAGTATGTAGGCAAAGAAGCTGCTGTGCTTTTCAGTACTGGTTTTCAGGTCAACCTGGGGGTAATATCCTGTTTATTAGATCGTAACGATTACCTGTTGCTGGATGAGTACGATCATGCCTCTATTATTGATGGAAGCCGTTTGGCCTTTGCACGTACCATTAAGTATGCGCATAACGATATGCAGGACCTGCGCCGAAAATTAAGCCGGTTACCTGAAGATGCCGCTAAACTGATTGTTTCTGATGGCATTTTCAGTATGGAAGGCGACTTAGTTAACCTTCCTGAAATGGTAGACATTGCCAACGAATTTGGCGCCAATATTATGATGGACGATGCACATAGTCTTGGTGTAATTGGTTTTAATGGATCCGGAACAGCATCACATTTTAATCTGACCGAGGATGTAGACCTGATTATGGGTACCTTTAGTAAATCGTTGGCCTCACTAGGCGGTTTTATTGCGGGCAGTACCGAAACCATCGAATATATCAAGCACCGTGCCCGCTCATTGATGTTCAGCGCAAGTATGCCACCATCTGCTGTGGCGAGTGTGATTGCAGCATTGGATATTATCGAATCAGAGCCTGAACGGATTGATAAACTTTGGGACAATACAGAATATGCAAAGAAACTTTTGCTCGATGCAGGTTTCGATATTGGGCACAGCAACAGTCCGATTATTCCCATTTACATTCGCGATAATACCAAAACCTTTATGATTACGAATATCCTTCAGCAAAATGGCGTATTTGTAAACCCGGTAGTTTCGCCAGCAGTGCCTTCAGATTCGTCTTTGATCAGGTTTTCTTTAATGGCCACGCATACTTTCGATCAGATTGAATCAGCCATAAGCAAGCTAAGTGCTGCTTTTAAGGCTGTTAACGTAGAATTAGTGGGAAGCCAATCATGA
- a CDS encoding phosphatidylglycerophosphatase A produces MFIHKFLSTALGIGYIGKGAGTYAAIATCICWHLSQSPYSNPYLWPVLFTMLIVMIGVMSADRVEEIWGKDHGRVVIDEVAGMCITLLFVPLKWQYTLIGLVLFRFFDILKPFYIRKLEELPGGWGVMADDVLAGIYANVLLQLVVVLALF; encoded by the coding sequence GTGTTTATTCACAAATTTCTTTCAACGGCTCTGGGAATAGGGTATATCGGCAAAGGTGCTGGTACTTATGCTGCAATAGCAACCTGTATCTGCTGGCACCTTTCCCAGAGCCCTTATAGTAACCCGTATTTATGGCCGGTGCTCTTCACGATGTTAATTGTGATGATCGGTGTGATGAGTGCCGATCGGGTAGAAGAAATTTGGGGTAAAGACCACGGTAGGGTAGTGATTGATGAAGTGGCGGGAATGTGTATTACCCTGTTATTTGTGCCTTTAAAATGGCAATATACCCTTATCGGACTTGTTCTTTTTAGGTTTTTTGATATTCTAAAACCCTTTTATATCCGTAAACTGGAAGAACTGCCAGGTGGTTGGGGTGTGATGGCCGACGATGTGCTGGCTGGGATCTACGCGAATGTACTGCTCCAACTGGTGGTTGTATTAGCATTGTTTTAG
- a CDS encoding helix-turn-helix domain-containing protein, translated as MQQELLHTTFSEKNHEEALSLNDGLMAKIHHSSDPQYCSSEPFRVSSYALILITKGKMNLRINFVEHVLNQRDILLIFPHAVYEIKDNSDVSFISIHFNKSYLKNMGVFFNSGEAYRMFQNDPTHKFSLSKEDYTFIYYDMLALHKKLNVPKDTPQIKNIVHNSFLELLYDLFLLKNKQKDPLPFVHDSKTELTNRFLSLVAENFKKEKRVIYYANCLRITPRHLSQVVKQVTDRTAGEIIDEMVIREAKLLLTSHVMNISEVAMELRFSNSSFFGKFFKKQTGITPSEYKLSNNIAV; from the coding sequence ATGCAACAAGAGTTACTCCATACAACTTTTTCAGAAAAAAACCATGAGGAAGCGCTTTCTTTAAATGATGGCCTGATGGCGAAAATCCACCATAGTAGTGATCCGCAATATTGCAGTTCGGAACCTTTCCGTGTATCTAGTTACGCTTTAATTCTGATCACAAAAGGAAAGATGAACCTTCGGATAAATTTTGTAGAGCATGTATTAAATCAAAGAGATATTCTGCTCATTTTTCCACATGCCGTTTATGAGATTAAGGATAATAGCGATGTTTCTTTCATCAGCATCCATTTTAACAAAAGTTATTTAAAAAACATGGGGGTATTCTTTAATAGCGGAGAAGCTTACCGAATGTTCCAGAACGATCCTACTCATAAATTTTCGCTATCAAAAGAGGATTATACATTCATTTACTATGATATGCTTGCGCTGCACAAAAAACTGAATGTACCTAAAGATACCCCGCAGATTAAAAATATTGTGCATAATAGCTTCCTGGAACTGCTGTATGATCTTTTTCTGCTCAAAAACAAACAGAAAGATCCGTTGCCTTTTGTTCATGACAGCAAGACAGAACTCACCAATCGTTTTTTATCGCTGGTAGCTGAAAACTTTAAAAAGGAAAAGCGTGTAATTTATTATGCCAACTGTTTACGCATTACGCCAAGGCATTTATCGCAGGTTGTTAAACAGGTGACCGACAGAACTGCGGGAGAAATTATTGATGAAATGGTGATTAGGGAGGCGAAACTACTGTTAACCAGCCATGTAATGAATATCTCGGAGGTAGCCATGGAATTGCGATTTAGCAACTCTTCTTTTTTTGGCAAGTTTTTTAAAAAACAGACGGGAATTACGCCATCTGAGTATAAATTATCGAATAATATCGCGGTTTAG
- a CDS encoding TonB-dependent receptor: MNKRLQIMFLLLFCAGTANATKLKGHVYDKQTGEAIVGATVVLENPRRTTNTGLDGTFEFKDVKIGAAKISVSYITYKTIEKTLVILKEDNDHLKFYMESDSKSLDDVTIKSNAVSSTDQGARRLEKTAPQLMNIVSGRSIEISPDLTVANVMQRISGVSIERNSNGDGQYAILRGMDKRYNYTLVNGVKIPSPDNKYRYVPLDLFPSDLLDRLEVYKTLTPNLEGDAIGGAINMVMKNAPGLLQVNANVSTGYSQLFFDRKFTSYNASGINYKSPYEVNGKNYHAIQNDFTKGTLDYKYKNPAPNLIGSLSLSKRFLDNKLGVVLAGSYQNTYRGSNSTFYNNAVVGTESYAKITSKSYREFSEQQQRTGLHGKIDYVFNKDHQISLYNVYVNLKNQQVRDAVTTTYNGVYNPTAGNAELVYDTRSRLTEQQIYNTTLHGDHKFFDDKFKVQWSAVYSSAKNDVPENTSISLNGIQQNFQSKRTSLVNTNPVTRRWERNTDEDLAGYLDLTYQVLAGEHKLDIMAGGLYRDKQRSSFFNNYNLAPSAANAFDLYGVNFQSYTDLNLVVSNPTGAVSNALTYDASEKIAAGYGMFKYNSAKLEVIGGLRVEHTNQGYNLLFAAGEAFPKGNQVYTDLLPSLTAKYFLSQKAQLHASYYKALNRPGFYEIVPGRVKNEDFIERGNVNLQRALADNFDLRYELFPGASEQLLVGAFYKRIKNPIEYTFLADAVRGQDTYYTPGNFGTANNYGAEVDYIKYFSKIGVKANYTYTHSRINTLKTTRVINSATGDTEPANVNQERPLYGQSAHIANLSLLFKDTKKGWDVQLAGAYTGPRINTVSQFLNNDLWQKGFVQMDASAEKRFKGGISVFVKANNILNTPTKLFIKGTNPANNDIKEDLAKNGNTLIRSDYYGQNYLVGFRYKFN, encoded by the coding sequence ATGAATAAACGATTACAAATTATGTTTTTACTTCTTTTTTGTGCAGGCACCGCAAATGCCACAAAACTGAAAGGCCACGTTTACGATAAGCAAACTGGAGAGGCCATTGTAGGTGCAACAGTGGTTTTGGAAAACCCGAGGCGCACAACCAATACCGGATTAGATGGTACTTTCGAATTTAAGGATGTAAAAATAGGTGCTGCCAAAATTAGTGTAAGTTACATTACTTACAAAACCATCGAGAAAACCTTAGTGATACTGAAAGAGGATAACGATCACTTAAAGTTCTATATGGAGAGCGATTCGAAAAGCCTCGATGATGTCACCATTAAGTCAAATGCAGTGAGTTCCACTGATCAGGGTGCAAGGCGACTGGAAAAAACTGCTCCTCAACTGATGAATATCGTATCAGGAAGGTCGATTGAGATTTCGCCGGATTTAACGGTAGCCAATGTGATGCAACGTATTTCGGGTGTGTCTATAGAGCGCAATAGCAATGGTGATGGACAATATGCCATTTTAAGAGGAATGGATAAACGCTACAACTATACTTTGGTAAATGGTGTTAAAATCCCAAGTCCGGATAATAAATACCGGTATGTTCCGCTTGATCTTTTCCCTTCTGATTTACTTGATCGTTTAGAGGTGTACAAAACCCTTACCCCAAATTTAGAGGGCGATGCCATTGGCGGTGCCATTAATATGGTGATGAAAAATGCTCCAGGCTTATTGCAGGTAAATGCCAATGTTTCTACAGGTTATAGTCAGTTGTTTTTCGATCGTAAGTTTACCAGTTACAATGCTTCAGGTATTAATTATAAATCGCCTTACGAAGTAAACGGGAAAAACTATCATGCTATACAGAACGATTTTACCAAGGGAACACTCGATTATAAATATAAAAACCCTGCACCTAATTTAATCGGTAGCTTATCCCTGAGTAAGCGCTTTTTGGATAATAAACTCGGGGTGGTGCTGGCAGGAAGTTATCAGAATACCTACCGTGGGAGCAATAGTACTTTTTACAATAATGCAGTAGTAGGTACCGAGTCTTATGCGAAAATTACCAGCAAAAGTTACCGCGAGTTTTCTGAACAGCAGCAACGTACAGGCTTACATGGAAAAATTGATTATGTTTTTAATAAAGATCACCAGATCAGTTTGTACAATGTATATGTTAACCTAAAAAATCAGCAGGTTAGAGATGCTGTAACCACTACCTATAATGGGGTTTATAATCCAACAGCTGGGAATGCAGAATTGGTTTACGATACCCGTAGCCGTTTAACCGAGCAGCAGATTTACAATACTACGCTTCATGGCGACCATAAATTTTTTGATGATAAATTTAAGGTACAATGGTCTGCTGTTTATTCTTCGGCCAAAAATGATGTACCCGAAAATACCAGTATCAGTTTAAATGGGATACAGCAGAATTTTCAAAGCAAACGTACCAGTTTGGTCAATACCAATCCGGTTACCCGTAGATGGGAACGCAATACTGATGAAGACTTAGCTGGTTACCTGGACCTGACTTACCAGGTTTTAGCTGGCGAGCATAAACTGGATATCATGGCCGGAGGTTTATACCGCGACAAACAAAGAAGCAGTTTCTTTAATAACTACAATCTTGCCCCAAGCGCAGCTAATGCATTTGATCTTTACGGTGTGAATTTTCAGAGTTATACCGATTTAAACCTCGTGGTGAGTAATCCTACAGGTGCAGTGTCTAATGCATTAACTTACGATGCAAGTGAAAAAATAGCAGCCGGGTATGGGATGTTTAAATATAATTCGGCTAAATTAGAAGTGATAGGAGGGCTAAGGGTAGAACATACCAACCAAGGTTATAACCTGCTTTTTGCCGCAGGTGAGGCTTTTCCGAAAGGAAATCAGGTTTATACCGATTTACTGCCTAGTTTAACGGCAAAATATTTTTTAAGCCAAAAAGCACAATTACACGCTTCTTATTACAAAGCCCTTAACCGTCCTGGTTTTTATGAAATTGTACCTGGAAGAGTAAAAAACGAAGATTTTATAGAACGTGGTAATGTGAACCTGCAACGCGCTTTGGCCGATAACTTCGATTTACGCTACGAACTTTTCCCCGGTGCTTCAGAACAACTGTTGGTTGGTGCTTTTTATAAGCGGATCAAAAACCCAATTGAATATACTTTTCTGGCTGATGCCGTTCGAGGACAGGACACTTATTATACCCCAGGAAACTTTGGTACGGCCAATAATTATGGTGCGGAGGTAGATTACATCAAATATTTCAGCAAAATAGGTGTGAAAGCCAATTATACCTATACCCATTCGCGCATTAATACACTTAAAACCACCAGAGTTATTAATAGTGCCACAGGAGATACGGAACCAGCCAATGTTAACCAGGAACGTCCGCTTTACGGCCAGTCGGCGCATATTGCCAACTTATCACTATTGTTTAAAGACACTAAAAAAGGCTGGGATGTTCAGCTTGCAGGTGCTTACACCGGGCCACGCATCAACACGGTTTCTCAATTCTTAAATAACGATTTGTGGCAGAAAGGATTTGTACAGATGGATGCTTCAGCCGAGAAGCGTTTTAAAGGTGGGATCAGTGTTTTTGTAAAAGCCAATAACATCTTAAATACACCGACAAAACTATTTATAAAAGGTACAAACCCAGCAAATAACGATATCAAAGAAGATTTGGCTAAAAATGGGAATACATTAATCAGAAGTGATTATTATGGTCAGAACTACCTTGTTGGCTTCAGATATAAGTTTAATTAA